From the Candidatus Liberibacter asiaticus genome, the window TTTAAAGCCTTTTCAATTTGATGTCTTATAAAATTATCTCTACCCGCTTCCCTTAAATCATATAAATTTTTTGGAGAAGTGCGATAAATAACATGATCCAAGACCTCTTGAAGCAAAGCTGTTTTCTGCATCACCGTCACCTGATCTACCACAACATCTACTATGGCGACAAAAGAAGACAATAAAATAGCTGTAATAACTAAAAAAACACCACGCGTGCACTTTTTTAGACGCAAAACGCCTAATAAAAAATTCTTATTTTGAAACATATAATACTCGAAATATAGTTGATAAAATATATTAATGAAAATAAATAATAAAAATGGATATCAATAATTTGTTAGTAAACTATAATATACTTTGTAAACTATTTATCAACCGATTCAAATATATTTCTTAAAAAATGTACCAATATATAACAATACATCATGCGAGATGAATCACTGCATCTCAATTTTGGTATTGATGTCATCAACCAAATTAAAATCGAAAACCCCCATCTTTGGACAAAAGAGTTCCAACAAAAAAGTCGCACCATGCTCCATGAAGCTACCCTCCTCGAAATCGCCTATGCACATGAAACAATGCCAAAAGGGTTCGTGGGGTTAAATGCTCCCTCATGTGAACAATATATGCAGTTCATCGCCAATCGTCGTTGTCACCAAATCGGTTTAGAACCTTTGTTCAAATATACAGAAAACCCTTTCCCTTGGATGAGTGAAGTAATAGATTTGAAAAAGGAAAAAAACTTCTTCGAAACTCGGGTCACAGAATATCAACAAGGAGCAGAGTTGAAATGGGATTGACAATGAGAAATCTCACGATGTGCGAGCGATAGCTAACTATAGAAACAAGCATCTTCTCATGAAATAAAAGACCTAATCCCTATAAAACTTGTAAAACTCATCTACATATCCCATGGATGGTCTCGATTTCATATATGCCATTAGTAAGTAAAAGAACTTCCTCATTCATAGCAATCATGAATCTGTTTATTCAGATCTTTACAGTCAGTGGAGAACATGTATAAGCACTCCTATAAAAACTCTTATTGTTGATAAAATAACGGACAAACACTGTAACTGCAAATCTTTCAAAATCCCAGAAATAATTGATACTCTTTATACTATATAATTACGGGAAATCAGATGATTTACCCTTCAGGGTTGATCCATTAAGAAGGTTCATCTTGAAATGTAACGGTGCACTTGGGTATCATAAACCGATATCATTTGAAAAAATTCAGATGTACTACCTGAAAAAATAAAATGGAAGTCAACTAATTATAGAATGAGTTATAGAATGAGCTATGCAGAGCATTTTTTTTAGTAACTAGTGAGTGAGAAAAATCGATGAATAGCCATATTCTTTGTTATCGTCGATTGTCATAATGGGTTGATGTAATATATCTAAAGCGTATCCTTATTTGGAAAATCAGATAGAAAATAATATAGTTAAAAACTATAAAAATCTATCAGACAAAAAGAAATTGCTAGAAAAAAGGTAGAGGAGTGTCGCTAGAGAAAAGAAAGCTCTCGTAGATTCCCTGAGATATTTCGCAAAATATAGAAAAATAAGAAAATCATGAATCCCATCGAGAAGCATGAACGTAGCTATTACGACTCTTAGAGTTGAAAATGAGTAGGTTAATTGAACTAGAGATACTAGAAAGTAGTCTTCACTATGCTATTTTTCCCTATCTCTTCTAGGTATAAAACGTCGCAGACGATGAATTACCAGTTAAAATACCTTTTTTGACGTCTAAAAAACACAGATAGATAAATCAAGAAATGAGAACGTTGCGAATTTACTCTCACATTTATCCTCCGTCTTTTAATTTTCGCATGTTTGATATGATGATCTCCCAAAACACTTATTATTCAAAGATGCATAACTCCAGGTAAGCAAACACTAAACCTCTAATTTTACAATCCACGCCTAATATCTCTTAAAAATTGATAGAAAAATGATATAATTAGAAAATATACACCTCAAAGAGGAAATCATCAAACTTTATCAATAAATACTAGATAAAAACGCACTCCCCTGAAGAAGCATCCTCATCGAGAGCATTTACATCTTTTCTTTTGAAGAATTACTGTTATTGCTCGCCATTACTAACGCTACCATATCAATAATTTCCCTGACACTAACAGAAGAAGGCACAATGTGTACTGGTAATGCTGCACCTAATAGAAGTGTTCCTATATGCAATCCGTTTGTAACTGATTTTGCCATTTCCAAGGCAATATTTGCAGAATCAATATTAGGGAAAACCAATAATTGAGCATCTTGGGAACTTGATGTATTCGGCACGTCCTTGTCACAGAAAATTTCAGATAGACAAACCTCTTCTTGTACTATAGCATCAACCTCTAAGTTCTTAGAAAGTTCACATATCTTTTCAAAAGAATCGCGCATTTTTAAAGAGCTTTTTATACAATGTGATCCAGAATTAGAATGAAATAACACAGAAACTTTCGGTCTCATTCCCAAAGAACATATGGCTTGAGATGCCAATATTGTGCTATCCGCGATCTCCATTGCAGATGGTTCAGCGGAAACATGTGTATCAGTAAAGAAAAGAAAATTGTCTCGTACGATACACATACTCATTGCTGAATAATGACTAATACCTAACCCCATTCCTATAATTTTATGAATATCTGTCAAATGACTATTATATCCACTCTCAGAATCACACATACAAATCATCCCATCCCCTTCTCCGCGTTTAAGCGCTAAAGAACCTAAAAGTGTAGTATTAGAACGGAGAAGATCATAGATAGAATCAAGAGAAATTCCTTTTTCTGCGCTCAACGAACGATATGAATCAACATAATCTTTGAGAGATTGCTTATTATTCAAATCAATAACATCAAAATCCTTTGTGGCAATAATTTGCAAATCATGGCGACGAATGTTATCCTGAATAGTAAGAAGAGAGCCAATAAGAACTGGTCTAGCTATATTTTCTTTTATTAATATTTGTGTAGCACGCAAAACCCGCTCATCTTCTCCTGCAGAAAATAAAATACGTTTCGAATCTGTACCTTTAGCAATCGAGAATATTTTTTTCATTAACGACCTTCCAGGAAAAGAAAATCGTTTCAAAGAATCTCTATAAACTTCGTAATCTTCGATAGGAGAAGAAGCAACTCCCGCTTCTTCCGCAGCCTTAGCAACCGCAGGAGCAATATATGAAATCAAATTAGGATCAAAAGGAGATGGAATGAGATAATTAGGTCCAAAGACAGGAGATTCTTTCGCAAAATTATCAAAAACTACATCGGGAGGAACATCTCGAACCAATACAGCCATAGCACGTGCTGCCGCCACCTTCATTTCTTCAGTTATAGCAGTCGCTCCACAATCTAATGCTCCCCTAAAAATATAAGGAAAACAAAGAACATTATTGACTTGATTGGAAAAATCAGAACGACCTGTACAAATCATCGCATCAGGCCGAACCTTTTTTATCTCATCAGGCATAGCTTCAGGATTTGGATTGGCCAAAACCATAATCAATGGCTTCTCAGCCATAAATTTTAAAATAGCAGGATCAAGAGCACCAGCAACAGATAAACCAAGGAATACGTCAGCATTGTTCATTGTTTCGGAAAGTGGCTTTGG encodes:
- a CDS encoding phosphate acyltransferase — its product is MEKRSSKKTKNPSFQEGDSLFKQALLYHQYPSPGKLEVNATKMLNDQKDLSLAYSPGVAAPSMMIAEDPSKAAMYTNRSNLVAVVSNGSAVLGLGDIGPLASKPVMEGKAVLFKKFAGINVFDIEINAKDVDTMVSTIVALEPTFGGINLEDIKAPECFEVERILSQKLKIPFLHDDQHGTAVTVTAATLNGMKLVGKKFSDIKIVTLGAGAAALACLNLLVTMGVRRENIWVYDLEGLVYEGREKKFDKWKSVYAQKSGPKPLSETMNNADVFLGLSVAGALDPAILKFMAEKPLIMVLANPNPEAMPDEIKKVRPDAMICTGRSDFSNQVNNVLCFPYIFRGALDCGATAITEEMKVAAARAMAVLVRDVPPDVVFDNFAKESPVFGPNYLIPSPFDPNLISYIAPAVAKAAEEAGVASSPIEDYEVYRDSLKRFSFPGRSLMKKIFSIAKGTDSKRILFSAGEDERVLRATQILIKENIARPVLIGSLLTIQDNIRRHDLQIIATKDFDVIDLNNKQSLKDYVDSYRSLSAEKGISLDSIYDLLRSNTTLLGSLALKRGEGDGMICMCDSESGYNSHLTDIHKIIGMGLGISHYSAMSMCIVRDNFLFFTDTHVSAEPSAMEIADSTILASQAICSLGMRPKVSVLFHSNSGSHCIKSSLKMRDSFEKICELSKNLEVDAIVQEEVCLSEIFCDKDVPNTSSSQDAQLLVFPNIDSANIALEMAKSVTNGLHIGTLLLGAALPVHIVPSSVSVREIIDMVALVMASNNSNSSKEKM